In the Candidatus Binatia bacterium genome, one interval contains:
- a CDS encoding class I SAM-dependent methyltransferase — protein MTRTLSHADARRVYDRIGSFQDSQAFYEDRTTGELIEHGSFERATRVFEFGCGTGRFAESLLTKRLGPAATYRGIDLSPTMVGLANRRLARFAPRAEVVLCEGGPPVLEPAAVYDRWVSNFVLDLLSDPEIDAVLEQAHRMLAPDGLLCLASLSTGRTWYAQATARLWQGIHTLSPELVGGCRPIDLISRLSANRWRIVHHRSLAPFLIPSDAIVAIRI, from the coding sequence GTGACGAGGACGCTATCGCACGCCGACGCACGGCGCGTCTACGACCGGATCGGCTCGTTCCAGGACAGCCAGGCGTTCTACGAAGACAGGACGACCGGCGAGCTGATCGAACATGGTTCGTTCGAGCGAGCGACGCGAGTGTTCGAGTTCGGATGCGGGACGGGGCGCTTCGCAGAGTCACTCCTGACGAAGCGCCTCGGCCCGGCGGCGACTTACCGCGGGATCGATCTCAGTCCGACGATGGTCGGCTTGGCTAACCGTCGCCTGGCACGCTTTGCTCCGAGGGCCGAAGTGGTGCTCTGCGAAGGCGGTCCTCCCGTGCTCGAACCGGCCGCCGTCTACGATCGATGGGTGTCGAACTTCGTGCTCGACCTGCTTTCGGATCCGGAGATCGACGCCGTGCTCGAACAGGCGCACCGGATGCTCGCGCCGGACGGGTTGCTGTGCCTGGCGTCGTTATCGACGGGCCGGACCTGGTACGCGCAGGCGACGGCTCGACTCTGGCAAGGCATTCACACGCTCTCGCCTGAGCTGGTCGGCGGATGCCGCCCCATCGATCTCATTTCCAGACTCTCGGCGAACCGATGGAGAATCGTTCACCACCGCTCGCTCGCGCCGTTCCTGATTCCGTCGGACGCGATTGTCGCGATTCGCATTTAG
- a CDS encoding glutathione S-transferase, which produces MSDTILRIVGVPGSPYSRKLRAVLRYRRIAYAWVALGSAEHRTLPRPKVELLPQLIMTGADGSAEALTDSTPLIRRLEALHDGRSVVPPDPAVAFLDALVEDYADEWLTKAMFHYRWAFAPDIAQAAAILPRWSMPAAPATDLDAAGRAFADRQIGRLGVVGSNATTAATIEDSYRRLLAILDSRLTGSRFVMGNRPGSADFALYGQLTQLVGFDPTPRAIALEQAPRILAWVDLVEDLSGLEPKESDWIARDEATIALAPLLQEIGRVYAPFLVANAEALARGAEAVTCVIDGSPWTQKPFPYQGKCLGWLREGWTRLAAADRATLAPVLADTGCDLLFR; this is translated from the coding sequence ATGAGCGACACGATCCTCCGCATCGTCGGCGTCCCCGGCTCGCCGTACAGCCGAAAGCTGCGCGCCGTCCTTCGCTATCGGCGCATTGCGTACGCGTGGGTTGCCCTCGGATCTGCGGAGCATCGCACTTTGCCACGTCCGAAAGTCGAGCTGCTGCCCCAGCTCATCATGACCGGCGCCGACGGCTCTGCCGAAGCGCTCACCGACTCGACGCCTCTCATTCGTCGCCTCGAAGCTCTCCACGACGGCCGCTCCGTCGTACCGCCCGATCCTGCGGTCGCCTTCCTCGACGCCCTCGTCGAGGACTACGCCGATGAATGGCTGACCAAGGCGATGTTCCACTACCGCTGGGCTTTCGCGCCCGACATCGCGCAGGCCGCCGCGATCCTGCCGCGCTGGAGCATGCCGGCGGCGCCTGCCACGGACCTCGATGCGGCGGGACGCGCGTTCGCCGATCGCCAGATCGGGCGCCTCGGCGTCGTCGGCTCCAATGCGACGACGGCGGCGACCATCGAAGACAGCTATCGACGGTTGCTCGCGATTCTCGATTCGCGCCTGACCGGTTCGCGCTTCGTGATGGGAAACCGCCCGGGCAGTGCGGATTTCGCGCTCTACGGACAACTGACGCAGCTCGTGGGTTTCGACCCGACGCCGCGTGCCATTGCGCTCGAACAAGCGCCTCGAATCCTGGCATGGGTTGATCTCGTCGAGGATCTTTCCGGGCTGGAGCCGAAAGAGAGCGACTGGATCGCGCGCGACGAGGCGACGATCGCGCTCGCACCGTTGCTCCAGGAAATCGGTCGCGTCTACGCGCCGTTCCTCGTTGCCAACGCCGAAGCGCTGGCTCGCGGTGCCGAAGCAGTCACGTGCGTGATCGACGGAAGCCCGTGGACGCAAAAGCCGTTCCCGTATCAGGGCAAGTGCCTGGGCTGGCTGCGCGAGGGGTGGACGAGGCTTGCCGCCGCCGACCGCGCGACTCTTGCGCCCGTTCTTGCCGA